The bacterium genomic sequence AGCAGTGGCTGTTGTAGTGCCCCACCACTCCGGCCACCCCCTGGTCACACAAACGCTGGGCGATGGCATTGGCTTCCTTTTCATCTGCCCGGTCGTCCCCGGCGATGATCACCACCCGCTTGCCCAACACCCCGCCCCGGGCGTTGCACTCCGAGACCGCCAGCTGCACCCCGTGCAGCAGGTCCTGCCCGGCCTTGCCCTGCTCGCCGGTCAGCGGCCCGGCCACCCCGATCTTGATCTGCTGGCCTCCCGGCCCGCACCCGGAGAACACCAGCGATGCCAGAACGCCTGCTGTTAAGAGTATTGCCGTTATCTTCTTCATATTATCTGTCCATTGTATATTGGTTGTATTTGGATTTATTTCGTGCTACGAAGTTTAATAATCGCGCTACCAGGCCCTTTCGCACCTTTTCCCTCTCCGCTTCGGGGAGGGATCAAGAGCCTGCCCTGAGCTTGTCGAAGGGGAGGGGTCCACCTTGCTGTAGTTATCCCCCTATCAATATCCTCAAAATGCACTTGGTGGCGCTGTCTATCAGCGGATGCACTATCTGGGGGAACACACCCAGCACTATGGCCGCCACGGCCAGGATCACCATGCCGATCCACATCCCGGCCGGGACCTCGGTGGCGGTGGTGGCTTCGGCGCCCACGGCATGCACCTCTTTGGGCGACCAGAATATCTTGTAACCGGCCCTGAAGAAGCAGACCAAAGTGAACAGCGAGGTGATGATGCCGATGATGGCCGCCCGTAAAAGCTTGGATTGCCCCAGCGCCAGGAACAGGGTGAACTTGGAAACGAATCCGTTGAAGGGCGGCATCCCGGACAGGGCGAAGATGCCCACGAAAAAGGCGAAGGCGGTGATGGGCATGTTCAGTTTGATCTTCGACAACTCGGACACCTTGCGCTTGCCGGTGGCGTAGATCAGCGCCCCCACCGCCAGGAACAGCAGTCCCTTGACGATGGAGTGGTTTAAGAGGTGCATCAGGCCGCCGTAGATCCCCAGGTAGGTGCCCATTCCCAGGCCCTCGATCACGTAGGCGATCTGGGCGACTGACGAGTAGGCCAGCATCCGCTTCAGGTCGTCCTGGATCATGGCCATCATCATCCCAACGATCATGGAGATGGAGCAAAGGATGGCGATGAACAGCGGGATGGTGCCGTAGTGCGGGGCAAAGACCGAGATGGTCCGGGCCAGGGCGTAGGCTCCCACTTTGATGACGATCCCGGAAAGCAGGGCGCTGACCGGGGCCGGGGCCTCGGCGTGGGCGTCCGGCAGCCAGGCGTGGAAGGGCACCAGCCCGGCCTTAGTGCCGAAACCGACCACTAAGAAGGCCGAGGCCAGAAGAACGATATTAGTTGGTATCTTGGTGGCAATGGTCCCCAGCTCGGTCAAAAGCAGGACCCTTGACACCGGCAGGTAGGGAATGGCCGCGGCGTAAAGCAGGACCGAACCCAGCAGGGCGAAGATCACGCCCACCGTGACCAGGAGCAGATACTTGTAACCGGCCTCCAGGGCCTGCTTGTTCCAGTGGAAGGTCACCAGAAAGACCGTGGCCAGGGTGGTGAACTCCAGCGAGACGTACATCATGATGATGTTATTGGTGGCGCAGGTCCAGTTCATCAGCCCCAAAAAGACCATGATCTGCCCGTAGTAGCTGGTCATGCTGGTGTAGGGGTGGGCCTCGGCGGCCTCGGTCTTCTCCGAAAAATAGTAGATGGAGTAGACCACCACGATGGCTCCCAGCCCGCTGGCCGCCAGTTCCATCAGGGTGGCCAGGCCGTCGATGTAGAAATTATTATTCCACCAGGTCAGCACCTCGCCGCCCAGCACCCGGCCGGTCATCATGATCGAGATGGCCAGGGTGGCAAATATCCCGATCAGGGCCAGCCCCTGCCGGAAGAACTTGCCAAAGCGTCCCAGGGCGAAGATCAGGCCCCCGAAGAACAGGGGAACCATGAACACCAGGAACGGCAGGATCGAGACCGCGGTGGGATTGATAGTAACGACCATAAATTAACCTGCTATGCTTTGTGATATTGCATTATTGTTGTGACCAAACCGAACGTTTCAAACATTTCAAACCATTCCAACCTTTCAAACCTTGGTCAGCGGCACTGCGCCGCCATGCTGATCAGCTGCAGCCGGGTGTCCTTCAGCCGGGAGGCTATTACCAGCAGGATCTTGTGCATCATTTTGTAACCCAGCTCCTTCTCGGATTTAAAGAGGCTGACCAAAGCCTGCCCGTCGGCCACCAGCACTTTGGTGGGCTTTAAGGCCCGGGCCGAGGCGGTGCCGCCGCTTTTGGTGGTGTCGATGGCCGAGGACCATTCGATGATCCGGCCGGGGGAGTCCTCGGAGGTCAGCATCATTTTTTCGGCGCTGGCCGAAAGGCTCAACCCCACCTCCACCGCCACGCTGCCGTCCAAAAGGATCATCAGTTCCCGGTTCTCGGACTGCTCCGGTATAAGCACCTCGTTTTCCTTGAAAGACCTATCGGAAAACAGGGCCGCCATCTTCTCGATCTCCTTGTCCGAAAAATCGGAAAACAGCGAGATGCTTTTAAGGATATTTTTGTCTGTCATTTGCCGGGCTCCTTTCAAACGTTAAACGTTCTTTATTGACCCAGGCCGGACCATCCGGCGGAAACCGGATCAGCCCTTAAGGCTGGAAAGCTTCATGGTGTCAGAGGACCCGAAGGCCTTGTAGATGCTGTCCGTCAGGAACAGCAGCATCACTGCGGCCACCACCACGTTGGAGACGATTCCCAGGATGGTTGTCACCGGCAGTTGGGGAACCAGGGTCACCAGGGCCAGGTGCACGCCGTTCTCTATCAGGTGCAGGCCGATGATTATCTTGACCGCGTCCCGGTGGATCACCAGCACGTAAAGCCCCAGCACGAATATGGTGAAGGAAAGGGCCAGGGCCGAGCGGGCCGGTTCCGCGGCCGCCGCCGCGGTGGGGGCCACGAAATTGGCGTAGGTGTGGATCATCTGGTAGAAGGCCACCAGGAAGATGGCCAGCACGATGAACGAGACCACGAAGCTGACCAGGGGCTTGATCTCCATCACCTGGGTCTTCTTGATGTGGACCCACAGCAGCCAGGGGATGATGATGACCTTGGTGGCCACGGTCAAAGCCACCCACCAGTAAAGCGAGTAGTTCTGGCTGCGTCCGGCAAAGGCCGCGATGATCAAAGCCAGCAGTAGGGACTGCAACATCAGGAATATGGTGGAGGTCTTGAGGTTCCTGATCTCGGCCGCGCCCACCGAGGCTATGAAGTGGCAGACCATTAAGGTTGTGATTAAGTCGCCCATACTTTGACCTATAAGCTAATAAATTGGGTTTGATGTTTGAGGAGCAAAACTAAAAGCAAAGCAACGATTGAGATGCCCTTACTAAACGCCGCGCGATGTTTGAGATGCAAGCCATTTAAGCCCGGCAACGTTTTCACGTTTGAGAAGCCTGTCATGAATGTTCGGCAACGATTAACGTTGGAGAGGCAATGATAAAAGCCGCGCACCGATAATTTGGAAACTATTTCCGCAGGGTCTTTTCCAAGGCCATCAGCTTGAAATACATTTTGTCCAGCAAGGACTCAATGCCTTTGAAGTCTGCGTCAATGATGTATTTTCTTTGCAGTCCTATTTTCAGATTGGCCAGGGTTTCCACCAGGGAGCCTATGGATATATTTACGAAATGCGCAAATTCCTTTTGGGTGTGCTTGCAGCTGCCTTCGGCAATGTTCAGCGAGACCGAGGTTATGGAACGCTTGCCCTGCTGTTTTAGGATATATTCTTCGGACCGGGGATATTTTTCCAAAAGCGCATAGACCTTATCTATGCATTCCAGCGATATCCGCCATACTTCCAGTTTTTCAAATTTCAATTCCATACTCATCTCATCTTATTGTTTTCATCGTTTTAAACCTTGCCCAGCCCTATTTCGAACTCCTCAATCGTTAAGCATATCTGCCATGCCTGACAGTTCCATCATCGCCTGACCCCATTTCGGGCATCCTCCATCGTATATGTCTCCCCCTTGCCCGTCAGTTCCATCATCGCCTTGCCCTATTTCGTACTCCCTCCATCGTTAAGCACCTCTCCCTGCCCGCCAGTCCTGAACCCCACGGTCATCATCTTGTCCAGAATGGTCTGGGTTTCGAAGCATCTTCCGCAGCGCTGGCAGGTGCCCATGTAGACCTCGGCGCTGATGTGCATGTCGTTGTGGACGTCGTTGGTGGCGGTCTCGAACTCCTGGGTCATGGTGATGGCCTTCTCCGGGCAGACGTCGGCGCAGCGCCCGCAGTAGGTGCAGCGCTCCAGGTAAAAGTCCAGCCGGCGCACCGCCTTCTTGTCGGTGACGATTATCAGCCGCGAGGGGCAGACGTTGGCGCAGCCGGCGCAGCCGATGCACTTGGACACGTCTATGGTCAGCTTGCCCCGGAATCCCTCCACCGGAAGGGCCTCGATATTCCGCTTCAGGGGATAGGGAAAAGTGACCCTCAGGTTCTTGAAGCAGATGATGGCTTCTTTCAATTTGGATATGATCATGTTAGCAATTCTTTCCTGCTATTTATTTACCATTTGGAATTTGGGCGTATTTATATTTTATCCCTTTGATATTGCTTTTATTGAGATAAATTATAAAAGAAAATATTCCGGCTGCAATTTGGTCTGTTAAATTGTATAAATCGTTAAATACTTCTTTGGGTATATACTGTTGGTCAAGGGCGACATATAATTGGCTTTGTATCTCTGCCGCAGATCCTTTGGCGATTGCCAAATATTGGACAAGTTCTTTGTTCCCGCCACGATTAAAACCCTCGGCAATATTTGACATGATCGACACCGATGCCCGCCTCATCTGGTCGCCCAGAGAATAATCCTTGGCGAAAGCCCCTTTGCGAGAGGCTTCGTAAATCCGCTTGGTCAATTCACGAGCTTTTATCCAAATATCCACTTCTTCAAATTTCTTAAAAGTCGCCATTTACTCTTCTCTCAAATGGTGGCATTCCAAATTGCAAATCCCAAATTGTAAATAGCTCAGGCTCCCACCAGCGCGAAGACCAGCCCGACTATCGCCATCAAAATCACGCCAAAGTAATAAATGAGCGCCTGGTCTATCCTCAGCCGGGGGTTGACCACATCTATCAGCCCCACCACTATCACGATCAGGACCACTTTGACGACCTGCGCAACTACCGCCCACAGGCCGGTCAGTCCCTGGGGCCAGGGGAAGAACAACTGGGCCAGGATCATGGAGAATATCACCTGCTTGGCTATGAAGCCCCAGCGGTACAGGGCAAAGGTCGGGCCGGACATCTCGGCGAAGGTTCCGCCCATCAGCTCGCCTTCGGCCTCGGGGATGTCGAACGGCAGTTTGGAAAGCTGGGCCTGGATCCCCAGGAACAGCGCCAACCCTGAAATTATGGTGGAAAGCGAGGTCCCGGAGATCTGCTGCCAGGCCGCCATGTCCGAGAAGCGGAAATTGCGGGTCTTGATGGCCACGGTGATCAGGGCTATGAACAGCACCGGCTCCACCACGAACGAGGTCATCATCTCCCGGGCGGTTCCCAGGAAGCCGTAGGGCGAGCCGGAGTCCATGCCGGCCAGCATCACGCAGACCGAGGCGAAGCTGATCAGGTAGAGGAACAGGAACAGGTCCCCGCTGGCGAAGGGCGCGCTGTTGCCCAGCGGTACCAGCAGGCCGGCGGCCAGAATAGCGGCTAGGCCCAGAAAGGCCGGCAGCGGCCCCAGGAAAGCGTGGGGCGAGCGGACGTCGTCCTTGCCCAAAAGCTTGAGGATGTCCCAGTACGGCTGCAGCAGCGGCGGCCCGATCCGGGAATGCACCAGCGCCTTGAACTTGCGCAGAATGCCCTCCAGCAGAGGCGAGACGAACAATAGGACAAATAACATTATTGCTATTCTGATCATTAAACCACCCTTACTGTTTGAAACGTTCCTTGTTTGAAACGGTTTGAATCGTTACGTCCGCTTGTGCTTTGCGCCCTTAATGGGCGAGGTTTTTAGGTACATTATCAACTTTGCAATCATGATTGATAGCCCGGCAGCTTCTTCTCTTAAAGCTTTACCTTCAACCTCGGTCAGAAACATCAATTCCTGAGCGATCCACAAATGGCTCCTCAACTCCCCGCAAGATCCTTTGGCAATATACAAGTATTGAATGAACTCCTTGTTGTTTTCTCGCTCAAAACCTTCAGCAATATTGGCCATGATTGAAACCGATGCCCGCCTTGTTT encodes the following:
- a CDS encoding ABC transporter substrate-binding protein, which encodes MKKITAILLTAGVLASLVFSGCGPGGQQIKIGVAGPLTGEQGKAGQDLLHGVQLAVSECNARGGVLGKRVVIIAGDDRADEKEANAIAQRLCDQGVAGVVGHYNSHC
- a CDS encoding proton-conducting transporter membrane subunit, with product MVVTINPTAVSILPFLVFMVPLFFGGLIFALGRFGKFFRQGLALIGIFATLAISIMMTGRVLGGEVLTWWNNNFYIDGLATLMELAASGLGAIVVVYSIYYFSEKTEAAEAHPYTSMTSYYGQIMVFLGLMNWTCATNNIIMMYVSLEFTTLATVFLVTFHWNKQALEAGYKYLLLVTVGVIFALLGSVLLYAAAIPYLPVSRVLLLTELGTIATKIPTNIVLLASAFLVVGFGTKAGLVPFHAWLPDAHAEAPAPVSALLSGIVIKVGAYALARTISVFAPHYGTIPLFIAILCSISMIVGMMMAMIQDDLKRMLAYSSVAQIAYVIEGLGMGTYLGIYGGLMHLLNHSIVKGLLFLAVGALIYATGKRKVSELSKIKLNMPITAFAFFVGIFALSGMPPFNGFVSKFTLFLALGQSKLLRAAIIGIITSLFTLVCFFRAGYKIFWSPKEVHAVGAEATTATEVPAGMWIGMVILAVAAIVLGVFPQIVHPLIDSATKCILRILIGG
- a CDS encoding cyclic nucleotide-binding domain-containing protein; its protein translation is MTDKNILKSISLFSDFSDKEIEKMAALFSDRSFKENEVLIPEQSENRELMILLDGSVAVEVGLSLSASAEKMMLTSEDSPGRIIEWSSAIDTTKSGGTASARALKPTKVLVADGQALVSLFKSEKELGYKMMHKILLVIASRLKDTRLQLISMAAQCR
- a CDS encoding NADH-quinone oxidoreductase subunit K, whose protein sequence is MGDLITTLMVCHFIASVGAAEIRNLKTSTIFLMLQSLLLALIIAAFAGRSQNYSLYWWVALTVATKVIIIPWLLWVHIKKTQVMEIKPLVSFVVSFIVLAIFLVAFYQMIHTYANFVAPTAAAAAEPARSALALSFTIFVLGLYVLVIHRDAVKIIIGLHLIENGVHLALVTLVPQLPVTTILGIVSNVVVAAVMLLFLTDSIYKAFGSSDTMKLSSLKG
- a CDS encoding four helix bundle protein, which gives rise to MELKFEKLEVWRISLECIDKVYALLEKYPRSEEYILKQQGKRSITSVSLNIAEGSCKHTQKEFAHFVNISIGSLVETLANLKIGLQRKYIIDADFKGIESLLDKMYFKLMALEKTLRK
- a CDS encoding 4Fe-4S dicluster domain-containing protein; amino-acid sequence: MIISKLKEAIICFKNLRVTFPYPLKRNIEALPVEGFRGKLTIDVSKCIGCAGCANVCPSRLIIVTDKKAVRRLDFYLERCTYCGRCADVCPEKAITMTQEFETATNDVHNDMHISAEVYMGTCQRCGRCFETQTILDKMMTVGFRTGGQGEVLNDGGSTK
- a CDS encoding four helix bundle protein; the protein is MATFKKFEEVDIWIKARELTKRIYEASRKGAFAKDYSLGDQMRRASVSIMSNIAEGFNRGGNKELVQYLAIAKGSAAEIQSQLYVALDQQYIPKEVFNDLYNLTDQIAAGIFSFIIYLNKSNIKGIKYKYAQIPNGK
- a CDS encoding NADH-quinone oxidoreductase subunit H, yielding MIRIAIMLFVLLFVSPLLEGILRKFKALVHSRIGPPLLQPYWDILKLLGKDDVRSPHAFLGPLPAFLGLAAILAAGLLVPLGNSAPFASGDLFLFLYLISFASVCVMLAGMDSGSPYGFLGTAREMMTSFVVEPVLFIALITVAIKTRNFRFSDMAAWQQISGTSLSTIISGLALFLGIQAQLSKLPFDIPEAEGELMGGTFAEMSGPTFALYRWGFIAKQVIFSMILAQLFFPWPQGLTGLWAVVAQVVKVVLIVIVVGLIDVVNPRLRIDQALIYYFGVILMAIVGLVFALVGA
- a CDS encoding four helix bundle protein, with amino-acid sequence MTIKNFEDLKIWQVAKQLTKQVYSAANLQKYNRDYSLVDQTRRASVSIMANIAEGFERENNKEFIQYLYIAKGSCGELRSHLWIAQELMFLTEVEGKALREEAAGLSIMIAKLIMYLKTSPIKGAKHKRT